Proteins from one Syngnathus scovelli strain Florida chromosome 17, RoL_Ssco_1.2, whole genome shotgun sequence genomic window:
- the snap47 gene encoding synaptosomal-associated protein 47 has protein sequence MSQEAPIHNWPGSYYLTSVKRWENGTLSLSRSAVRFVSNQTKETLASFRLSRIMEIKMESSSFIFSTLTVLEEGNVKHWFGSLKPNRVVVYNVMEHFWRERLLSPSGMETRGGVTGNEPSKGQELINLVAGAQRRLEDTGRVLSYQGEQFDSMMQGLEKMDSDLGVADKLLSELESPSWWPFSKLPWKIQQEAKAEVAAQAAATSKASARSKVIATIPAVVSKDGDCDLKPGFLVILPSSLEVHDACCLLHRFDRSEVDEIRVHSPYEITVRQRFIGRPDVRCRLLSAKMPEALAVLEMQYKKKVEFSAEYTAFRATPASSPCDTDTAGFLHGCQEIEVPMEIPAGDLSQLQVHVLQPAVSQAEAQELKQMLLQLKSLALEAETELERQDEALNTLSNSADKASMAIGEHTCRMRRLL, from the exons ATGAGCCAAGAAGCTCCCATCCACAACTGGCCCGGCTCCTACTACCTCACCTCGGTCAAGAGATGGGAGAACGGCACGCTGTCCCTGAGCCGAAGCGCGGTGCGTTTCGTCTCGAACCAAACCAAGGAAACCCTCGCCAGTTTCCGCCTCTCCCGCATCATGGAGATAAAAATGGAATCATCTAGTTTCATCTTCAGCACTCTGACGGTGCTGGAGGAGGGTAATGTCAAGCACTGGTTCGGCTCCCTCAAACCCAACCGGGTGGTGGTGTACAACGTGATGGAGCACTTTTGGAGAGAGCGTCTGCTGTCCCCCTCCGGCATGGAGACCAGAGGTGGGGTCACCGGGAATGAGCCCTCCAAGGGCCAGGAGCTTATCAACCTCGTGGCCGGGGCCCAGAGACGATTGGAGGACACCGGGAGGGTTCTCAGCTACCAGGGGGAGCAGTTTGATAGCATGATGCAAGGCCTGGAGAAGATGGACTCGGACCTGGGAGTGGCTGATAA ACTTTTGTCAGAACTGGAATCTCCTTCCTGGTGGCCTTTCAGTAAACTCCCATGGAAGATCCAGCAGGAAGCAAAGGCGGAGGTCGCGGCCCAGGCCGCTGCCACATCCAAAGCGTCTGCGCGTAGCAAAGTGATCGCCACCATCCCAGCCGTGGTATCCAAAGACGGCGACTGCGACTTGAAGCCCGGCTTCTTGGTGATTCTGCCGTCCTCCCTGGAGGTCCACGACGCCTGCTGCTTGCTGCACCGCTTCGACCGCAGcgaggtggatgagatccgcgtgCATAGCCCTTACGAGATCACGGTGCGGCAGCGCTTCATCGGCAGGCCCGATGTCCGCTGCCGGCTGCTGTCGGCTAAGATGCCAGAGGCGCTGGCTGTGCTGGAGATGCAGTACAAGAAGAAGGTGGAGTTTTCTGCAGAGTACACTGCCTTTCGGGCCACACCTGCTTCGTCACCGTGTGACACGGACACAGCCG GTTTTCTGCACGGGTGCCAGGAGATCGAGGTCCCCATGGAGATCCCGGCGGGGGATCTGTCCCAGCTGCAGGTGCACGTCCTCCAGCCTGCCGTGAGCCAGGCCGAAGCCCAGGAGCTCAAGCAG ATGCTGCTCCAGCTGAAGAGCTTGGCCCTGGAGGCAGAGACGGAGCTGGAACGTCAGGACGAAGCGCTCAACACCCTGAGCAACTCTGCCGATAAAGCCTCCATGGCCATCGGGGAGCACACCTGCCGCATGAGGAGACTGCTGTAG
- the jmjd4 gene encoding 2-oxoglutarate and iron-dependent oxygenase JMJD4 → MDRDAYRNCCSLVKIPRQSYDQFCSSHFVDYIDNDLSYSKFFKRYLLPNHPCVFSKRFTEEWKCRKEWVTEEGKPHFQKLLQEFGETPVPVANCNAKEYNANPKQVMPFKEFIQYWKEHIQNGHSSPKGCLYLKDWHMSRDFPDHHVYTTPIFFTSDWLNEYWDTLEVDDYRFVYMGPKGSWTPFHADVFRSYSWSANICGRKKWLLYPPGQEEFLRDTHGNLPYDVTLGELRDRSLFPHSLEACQPLEIIQEAGEIIFVPSGWHHQVYNLEDTISINHNWLNGCNVDIMWQFLQNELSSVQKEISEWRNTMDSWHQHCQVIMKACSGIDYGEFASFLKIVADNRMTFLNARPSGDGADYPRHLSEVLVTLGPYHAAFDLQRVAHILELLLCNEDFKLLNHSASAVQPETLLQQIRDTIQSTRGQHLLYQD, encoded by the exons ATGGACAGGGATGCTTACCGCAACTGCTGCAGTCTGGTCAAAATCCCTCGACAGTCCTACGACCAGTTCTGCTCGTCGCATTTCGTCGACTACATCGATAATGATTTGTCCTACTCCAAATTCTTCAAAAGATACCTGCTCCCCAATCACCCGTGCGTCTTCTCCAAGCGATTTACCGAGGAGTGGAAGTGTAGGAAAGAATGGGTGACCGAGGAGGGCAAGCCTCATTTCCAGAAGCTGCTGCAGGAATTTg GGGAGACTCCTGTTCCTGTGGCCAACTGCAACGCAAAAGAATACAATGCAAACCCCAAACAAGTGATGCCTTTTAAAGAATTCATCCAGTACTGGAAGGAGCACATCCAGAATGGACATTCGTCCCCTAAAGGATGTCTCTATCTTAAAGACTGGCACATGTCCAG GGACTTTCCGGATCATCACGTTTACACCACCCCTATCTTCTTTACATCTGATTGGCTGAATGAATACTGGGACACACTTGAAGTGGATGACTACCGATTTGTCTACATGGGGCCCAAGGGATCCTG GACGCCGTTCCATGCCGACGTGTTCCGCTCGTACAGTTGGTCGGCCAACATCTGCGGCAGGAAGAAATGGCTGCTGTATCCTCCCGGACAGGAGGAGTTCCTGAGAGACACGCACGGCAACCTCCCCTATGACGTTACATTGGGAGAGCTTCGCGACAGGAGCCTTTTCCCTCACTCCCTGGAGGCCTGCCAACCGCTCGAGATCATCCAGGAGGCTGGTGAAATTATTTTTGTGCCCAGCGGATGGCACCATCAGGTTTATAATCTG GAGGACACCATTTCCATCAATCACAACTGGCTGAACGGCTGCAACGTGGACATCATGTGGCAGTTCTTGCAGAACGAGCTGTCTTCGGTGCAGAAAGAGATCAGCGAGTGGAGGAACACAATGGATTCATGGCATCAGCACTGTCAG GTCATTATGAAGGCCTGCTCCGGCATCGACTATGGGGAGTTTGCGTCGTTCCTCAAAATCGTGGCAGACAACCGCATGACTTTCCTGAACGCCCGCCCCTCCGGAGACGGCGCCGACTACCCGCGCCACCTCTCGGAGGTGCTTGTCACCCTCGGGCCTTACCACGCGGCCTTCGACTTGCAACGCGTGGCCCACATCCTGGAGCTCCTGCTGTGTAATGAGGATTTCAAGCTTCTCAACCACTCGGCATCCGCCGTGCAGCCGGAAACGCTTTTGCAGCAAATTCGGGACACTATACAGTCCACCAGGGGGCAGCATCTTCTTTATCAAGACTGA